From Saccopteryx leptura isolate mSacLep1 chromosome 3, mSacLep1_pri_phased_curated, whole genome shotgun sequence, one genomic window encodes:
- the ERRFI1 gene encoding ERBB receptor feedback inhibitor 1, with amino-acid sequence MSTAGVAAQEIRVPLKSGFLNNGQTMGNLNTCWGSRREFESNFLNIDPITMAYSLKSTAQVHLTSLGRTSTSPASGHRFAEHGPSPKSSLPPLILPHDEDQAVCSFKKLSVNGVCTPTPPLTPMKNGPAPFPCTALAKRGSRPLPPLPVSEGLSLDDTDCEVEFFTCSDTDLLLEDCSPPEFTYSAPGRRSFRGCGQINYAYFDTPAASVVDLSQVPDQHGGGQHADPPPPQTHRRLRRSHSGPAGSFNKPAVKIHSYVHRASPNSDDDKPEVPPRVPIPPRPVKPDYRRWSAEVTSSTYSDEDRPPKVPPREPLSRSNSRTPSPKSLPSYLNGVMPPTQSFAPDPKYVSSKALQRQSSEGSASRAPCILPIMENGRKVSSTHYYLLPERPSYLDKYERFFQEAEEADTSSQVQPADCAVVSATEKLDSKTKAADLGGHVKRKHLSYVVSP; translated from the exons ATGTCCACTGCAGGAGTCGCTGCCCAGGAGATCCGAGTCCCGTTGAAGAGTGGGTTTCTGAATAATGGCCAGACCATGGGGAACCTGAACACGTGCTGGGGCAGTCGCAGGGAGTTTGAAAG TAACTTTTTAAACATTGACCCAATAACCATGGCCTACAGTCTGAAGTCCACCGCTCAGGTGCACCTGACGTCCCTGG GGCGCACCTCGACATCTCCAGCGAGCGGCCACCGCTTTGCGGAGCACGGCCCGTCTCCAAAGTCCAGCCTGCCCCCTCTCATTCTTCCCCACGACGAGGACCAAGCTGTGTGTAGCTTTAAGAAACTCTCGGTCAATGGGGtgtgcacccccacccccccactcacaCCCATGAAGAATGGCCCGGCCCCCTTCCCCTGCACGGCGCTCGCCAAGCGGGGCTCCCGGCCGCTGCCCCCGCTGCCCGTCTCGGAAGGCCTCTCTCTGGATGACACGGACTGTGAGGTGGAGTTTTTCACCTGTTCTGACACGGACTTGCTTTTGGAAGACTGCTCGCCCCCTGAGTTCACCTACAGCGCTCCTGGCAGGCGGAGCTTCCGCGGGTGTGGCCAGATCAACTATGCTTATTTCGACACCCCAGCTGCATCTGTCGTGGACCTCAGCCAGGTCCCTGACCAGCACGGAGGCGGGCAGCACGCAGACCCTCCGCCACCTCAGACCCACCGCCGGCTGCGGAGGTCCCACTCGGGACCAGCAGGCTCCTTCAACAAGCCCGCCGTCAAGATCCATAGCTACGTGCACAGAGCTTCTCCAAACTCCGACGACGACAAGCCCGAGGTCCCCCCCCGGGTCCCCATCCCTCCTCGGCCTGTGAAGCCCGATTACAGAAGGTGGTCAGCAGAGGTCACTTCCAGCACCTACAGTGACGAAGACAGGCCACCCAAAGTGCCACCAAGAGAACCCTTGTCACGGAGTAACTCCCGCACACCGAGTCCTAAAAGCCTCCCGTCTTACCTCAATGGGGTCATGCCCCCCACGCAGAGCTTTGCCCCGGACCCCAAGTACGTCAGTAGCAAAGCCCTACAGAGACAGAGCAGCGAGGGCTCGGCCAGCAGGGCTCCTTGCATCCTGCCCATCATGGAAAATGGCAGGAAGGTTAGTTCTACACATTATTACCTACTACCTGAGAGGCCGTCATACCTGGACAAATACGAAAGATTTTTTCAGGAAGCAGAAGAGGCCGACACAAGCAGCCAGGTGCAGCCTGCCGACTGCGCTGTGGTCTCGGCCACAGAAAAGCTGGACTCCAAGACCAAGGCTGCCGACCTGGGCGGCCACGTCAAGCGCAAGCACTTATCCTATGTGGTTTCTCCTTAG